A region from the Rhodamnia argentea isolate NSW1041297 chromosome 7, ASM2092103v1, whole genome shotgun sequence genome encodes:
- the LOC115728150 gene encoding uncharacterized protein LOC115728150 isoform X5, which yields MIERQKRNPKVLNRLEVYPRDVYHVAMEELKTYGGKVMLFPQQLEVYLGRRFRVAYEEAMKYGVEVIMRHFTLQVVLCDKMPLKRKIYRLEDSLLWFDDCGSVLLAGPWKIQTIPSKCSRLWCLCVLQLLDWIQSWMKK from the exons ATGATTGAACGGCAGAAGCGGAATCCGAAG GTTCTTAATAGGCTTGAGGTATATCCCAGAGATGTGTATCATGTAGCAATGGAAGAACTAAAGACGTATGGTGGCAAGGTTATGCTTTTCCCACAACAA CTTGAGGTCTATCTGGGACGTCGGTTTCGTGTAGCATATGAAGAAGCAATGAAGTATGGCGTCGAGGTTATAATGCGTCATTTCACACTACAA GTTGTCCTGTGTGATAAAATGCCACTCAAGCGAAAGATATATAGATTGGAAGATTCACTACTTTGGTTTGACGAT TGTGGGAGTGTGCTTCTAGCTGGTCCTTGGAAAATACAGACCATTCCGTCAAAATGCTCTCGTCTGTGGTGTCTTTGTGTGTTGCAGTTGCTGGATTGGATCCAATcttggatgaagaaatga